One part of the Thiomonas sp. X19 genome encodes these proteins:
- a CDS encoding tetratricopeptide repeat protein — MTKNLLCSRRMASIALGRSERTVRRWDEDGVLKTVAHDASGRAMVGIAEVFTLLNQDMNLEMAELIVQADGGSAEAQSDLGMELLQNGRATGAFELFRESVEQGYPEAMHWLYQCYMKGLGVERDENLAMMWLNKAAAHGHAIAKAQADAIRALALQRLQASGPTAPQ; from the coding sequence TTGACTAAAAATCTGCTTTGTAGTCGCCGTATGGCATCTATTGCCCTTGGGCGAAGCGAGCGCACGGTTCGGCGTTGGGATGAGGATGGCGTCCTTAAGACGGTCGCCCACGATGCTTCGGGCCGTGCCATGGTGGGTATCGCAGAGGTGTTCACCCTACTCAACCAAGACATGAATCTTGAAATGGCCGAGCTGATTGTTCAGGCCGACGGCGGAAGTGCTGAAGCACAAAGCGACCTCGGCATGGAGCTTCTGCAAAATGGCCGCGCTACCGGTGCTTTTGAGCTTTTCCGAGAATCGGTTGAGCAAGGCTATCCAGAGGCCATGCACTGGCTATACCAATGCTACATGAAAGGGCTGGGTGTTGAGAGAGATGAAAACTTGGCGATGATGTGGCTCAACAAGGCTGCCGCACACGGGCATGCCATCGCCAAGGCCCAGGCTGACGCCATCCGTGCACTGGCCTTGCAGCGGTTGCAGGCCAGTGGCCCAACAGCGCCGCAGTGA
- a CDS encoding IS5 family transposase, with product MIKVSLFAEQERETKLDKIGDACAKLAEHVDFAALAEEIDEAAPRPGRERGGRPPFPTEMMVRVLVIQQMYNLSDEQMEFQLLDRLSFQRFVGLRQSSQAPDRTTIWTFKERLIKAGASERIFEAVNRQLDRHGYIARGGQMIDASIVPVPKQTLNKDEKAIVQQDAMPAEWSPSKRRQKDVQARWTKKHGKSYFGYKLSTSVDRRHKLVRKIHVSTASEHDTLHFEPVLDAGNTSRDVWADKGYVDGEREQRLTAKGWRMHIQRKGQAGKPLSDCQERRNRRIAKTRARVEHIYASLEQMGGKALRSIGLDRATLHLHWKAAAYNLRRLCTLMEVGPQPF from the coding sequence ATGATCAAGGTCAGTCTGTTCGCGGAGCAAGAACGCGAAACCAAGTTGGACAAGATCGGGGACGCGTGCGCGAAGCTGGCGGAGCACGTGGACTTTGCGGCGCTGGCTGAGGAGATCGACGAGGCCGCGCCCCGGCCTGGCCGCGAGCGCGGCGGCCGGCCGCCGTTTCCGACCGAGATGATGGTTCGGGTGCTGGTGATCCAGCAGATGTACAACCTCAGCGACGAGCAGATGGAGTTCCAGCTTCTGGACCGTCTGAGCTTCCAGCGCTTTGTGGGGCTGAGGCAGAGTTCGCAGGCGCCCGACCGCACGACCATCTGGACGTTCAAGGAGAGGCTGATCAAGGCCGGGGCTTCCGAGCGCATCTTCGAGGCGGTGAATCGGCAACTCGATCGCCACGGCTACATCGCGCGCGGCGGGCAGATGATCGATGCCAGCATCGTGCCGGTGCCCAAGCAGACGCTGAACAAGGACGAGAAGGCCATTGTTCAGCAAGACGCGATGCCGGCCGAGTGGTCGCCCTCGAAGCGTCGGCAGAAGGATGTACAGGCGCGCTGGACGAAGAAGCACGGCAAGAGCTACTTCGGCTACAAGCTCTCGACCAGCGTGGACCGGCGGCACAAGCTGGTGCGCAAGATCCACGTCAGCACGGCCAGCGAGCACGACACGCTGCACTTCGAGCCGGTGCTCGACGCGGGCAACACCAGCCGCGATGTCTGGGCCGACAAGGGCTACGTCGACGGCGAGCGCGAGCAGCGCCTGACGGCCAAGGGCTGGCGTATGCACATCCAGCGCAAGGGACAGGCTGGCAAACCGTTGTCGGACTGCCAGGAGCGGCGTAACCGGCGCATCGCCAAGACCCGAGCTCGCGTGGAGCACATCTATGCCAGCCTGGAGCAGATGGGCGGCAAGGCGTTGCGCTCGATCGGTCTGGATCGGGCGACGCTGCATCTGCACTGGAAGGCGGCGGCCTACAACCTGCGCCGTCTGTGCACGCTGATGGAGGTCGGTCCGCAGCCGTTCTGA
- a CDS encoding RepB family protein, producing the protein MPAPSDSPPLRKSGRPRKGEVRLETTDAERARRYQTRKRAEAKQDRRVEVLLFVTRQVADRLTELGIRRGCTRAEVVEKLILQADEFSRE; encoded by the coding sequence ATGCCCGCGCCGAGCGATAGTCCGCCGCTGCGCAAGTCAGGAAGGCCGCGCAAGGGCGAGGTTCGACTGGAAACCACCGATGCAGAGCGAGCCCGGCGCTATCAAACGCGCAAGCGTGCCGAGGCTAAGCAGGACAGACGTGTGGAGGTGCTGTTGTTCGTGACCAGGCAGGTCGCGGACCGACTCACCGAACTCGGCATTCGCCGGGGTTGCACCAGGGCCGAGGTGGTTGAAAAGCTCATCCTGCAGGCGGATGAGTTCAGCCGCGAGTGA
- a CDS encoding pilin — protein MKKQLQQGFTLIELMIVVAIIGILAAIAIPAYQNYVIRAQVTEGLSLADGAKTAITEFASNSGKWPTTNSAAGLALAAAITGNYVASVDVGTTPGTITVTFNTTKANTNIQGKTVLLVGSSSAGAFGWTCKAGTISNTYLPSSCK, from the coding sequence ATGAAGAAGCAACTGCAACAGGGCTTCACCCTGATCGAATTGATGATCGTGGTGGCCATCATTGGTATCTTGGCGGCAATCGCGATTCCGGCATATCAGAATTATGTGATTCGGGCACAAGTGACGGAAGGTCTGTCGCTGGCCGATGGCGCGAAAACCGCCATCACGGAATTCGCATCTAATTCCGGTAAATGGCCAACCACTAATTCGGCGGCTGGGTTGGCATTAGCTGCGGCCATCACTGGTAATTATGTCGCTAGCGTCGACGTTGGGACAACCCCGGGCACAATTACGGTTACGTTTAATACCACCAAAGCTAACACGAACATCCAAGGCAAAACTGTGCTTCTCGTGGGATCGTCGAGCGCTGGCGCTTTCGGATGGACCTGCAAAGCAGGAACCATTAGCAACACATATCTTCCATCTTCTTGCAAATAA
- a CDS encoding type II toxin-antitoxin system RelE/ParE family toxin: MAVTAAAANPYLYRAGRIPGTRELVAHPNYIVVYQVTERLEVLNVLQPDNTTRVDRNCSENETGRSQRCHPDKHRPPPNCC, encoded by the coding sequence ATGGCCGTCACGGCGGCCGCAGCCAATCCTTACCTGTACCGCGCCGGGCGCATTCCAGGCACGCGCGAATTGGTTGCGCACCCCAATTACATCGTGGTGTATCAAGTCACCGAGCGGCTGGAGGTCTTGAACGTCCTTCAGCCAGACAACACTACCCGCGTTGATCGCAACTGCTCAGAAAACGAGACCGGCCGTTCGCAACGATGCCATCCCGACAAACACCGTCCACCGCCGAATTGCTGCTGA